ATGATGAAAAAAGCTAAAAAGTGCCTTGCCTGTGTGGATGAATTGCCTGTATTCGAAGGTTATCTCGTAGACGTGTGGGGTGTCTTATACGATGGCCAATCGAAAACTCATATTGCCGATGATTTGATCCGGAAAATGAAAATACATGGCCGGATCGCACTCGTGAGCAATACCTCACGCTCGTCGGAAGAGTTGGCTTTATTACTGGACGATAAAGGGATTTCAGGAACATTTATTGATGGAATTTTCACGTCTGGAAGCCTGTGCAAAGAACGAATTACTCGCCATTTTGCTGCCAATCCACAACACACTTTCATCCTAGTGGGCACCGCCGGTGAATGCCACTGGCTTACTACGATTTTTGATCGACAAGTCTCTTCTATCGAAACATGTGATTTTGTTATTGCTGCAAACATCATTTATGAAAATGATGAAGAGATCGAAAGGTTAGTAAGAAAAATCATAGGAAGAGGGTTAGTCGTATATTCAACGAATCCGGATAAACTTGTCAATATTGGAGGTCGTATTCATAAGGCTGCGGGGTACTTCTGTCAAAAAGTGAGAGAAGCCGGTGGTACTGTTTACGAGTATGGCAAACCTAATACGGATATTTTTAATATTGCATTGGCAGGGATTGGTGTGAAAAAAGCAAATGCTTGCATGTTGGGGGATTCGCTAGAAACGGATATTTTGGGAGGGAATTCTGCGTCACTTAAAACCATACTGGTCGCTGGATGTGGTGGTTTGCAGTATAGCGAAGATGAATTAAATGAAGGGTTGCATGATTATATTCTAAATCTACAGGGGTGATTATGTATAAGGTACTTATCATTGGTTCAGGTATCCTTTCTACGATGGTTTCAGAGATGTTGGCTTGGAGAAATTTTCCGTGCCAGGTAACGATTGCTGCCAGGAATGAAAATGCTGCAGACGAAATTGTGAACCTGATAAAATTCACGTCAGAGAATGTTGGCCATACATTTAATATATCGTCAAAAAAAATCAACCTTGACTCTGTTGAGGAAATGGCGGAAATCATTAGTGATATTGAACCTGATTTAATTTTCAATACTGCTTCAGTTCAGTCATTTTGGGTTGTTTCAGAACTGCCCGATCATATCAGCAAAGCATTATGGTCCGCAGGCGTGGGCCCCTGGACCGCATGCCATGCCTATCCGGCACTCCAATTGATGAAAGCAATAAAAGCCTCCGGTGTAAAAACGACGGTAGTCAACGCGGCATTTCCTGATGCAGTGAATCCGTTGCTTAAGGGCATAGCACTTGCCCCTGATATCGGCATTGGCAATGTCTCAAATATTTGTCAGCCTATCCGCGAGGCGGTTTCAAAGATTCTCAATAGTGACATATCTTCAATCTCCGTCAAAATAGTCGCTCACCACTATGTTGGCAATACCATTCCCTCAGAAGGACATGCAAAGGGCGCGCCTTATCATTTGAGCGTAAAAAATAATGGGGAGGAAATCAGTCAGGACATGTTACCGCACGATAAAATCTTCAAACACATCAAAACAGACTTAAAGAGAAAAAGAGGAAAGGACGGTATGTTTGTAACTGCCAGTTCGGCAGTGAGAATTATTGAAGGCTTTTTCGGTGATAAAACGATAGCGGCACATGCACCAGGTGTCAGGGGCTTAGTCGGAGGGTATCCCGTCACCATTGGCAGGCGAACTTTCGATGTGGCGCTCAATGACGATATTTCACTCTCAGACGCGATCAGCATCAATGAAAAAGGCCAGCGGTATGATGGGATTGACAGTATCCAGGACGGTTATATCCGGCTCAAGCAAGAATCCTCGGATGTCATGAATGCCCTGATGGGATTTGGGCTCGGGGAATATCATATTTCTGAGGTCGCTGAGGTGTCCGCTGAGTTGGTACAACGCTATCAAACGTTGAGGAGTAAACATGTCTAACCTTCTCTTCCACGCATACAAAAATGCGCGCAACGTCCTGTCCGGAAACGATGAAACCGGTATGAAAGTCTTTCCGGGGATGTTTGACAGCGATGTCGTTTCTCTCTCTCACGGCGACGGCACAAGACGACCTCAGTGCGGCATTATTTCTGCGGGGGTTTTAGCATTGCTCGATGATCGTTACTCCCCTGATGACTACCATGTGATGACGCATAATGCAGAGTTGGAAACCTGGATCATCGATGATTTCAAGGCGGATGGGATACATGAGAGTCTCGCCAACAATATTGTGCTGTCACACGGTTCGACCAGTTTCTTTGATGCCATATTTACTTATTATATCGGAAAAGGACGTCGTTATTTAGTGCCTTCTTCGTTCTATCACAACCTGATAAAGTGGTCAGCGTTATATCACGAACATCTTACGTGCCAGTATACGAAGATTGAAAATGATTATAAACTGACAGCGGAAGAATTGTCTAAATCGGTATCAGAAAAAGAAATTGATACACTGTTCTTGTTTAATCCTACGCAAACCGGTGCGATTTATACAGATGCTGAGCTCATGGCACTGTCTAAAGTGTGTATTGAATTTAATATAGCGGTTTTTGTAGATAGTGTTTTTTCTGGTACGGAATTTAACGATGAGGAGAGAACTCCTCAGATGGCAAAATATTTTACGCAGCATCCTGACAATATCGTAACGATTAAAAGTGCTTCCAAATTTTTAAATCTGGCCAATGTCAGGGTGGGTTGGGCATGTGGTGGGGAGAATATTATCGCAGCGCTGCGTGATATCTGTTCTGCGAAAAACCCGTCGATCTCAAATGTGGCACTGGAAATGGTCAAGTACGGTGTTCTACACTGTCATGAATATATCAGAGAAAACAATCTGGAAAGTGCACAACGTGCGCGTATTATTGATGCGTCTGTGTATGACATCAATAACTCTCTGGGGGAGCAGGTGATAAACACCACGCATAAACCAGCCGCAGGGCACGGATTTTTGCTCGATTTCGACTATTTGATCAAGGCGACGCACGGGCGCATAAAGTCAGGCTGCGATCTGGTTGCGTATTTGCTTAAAGAACAGAAATTGTCCCTGTCCCCTGCGGATTCTCTTGGTTTCACCGGGTGTAAAGTGAGAGTTGCTTTCTCATCCGTCGGGCTCAAGTCAACCTACCTGGATAGCGAATACGAGCGCAACGTGGCAATGGACAGCATCACTATTGGCCGCGTGCCAGTGACCGCATTGAAGATCCCTCGCAGGCAGCATACCGACTATTTTGATGCAGGCCGAGGTATTCTGGACCATTCGCTGAGAAATTCCTTGCACACTGCATTAGCTAATTTACTGAAAAACTAGGAGATAAATATGTCAGTTATTGCTGTTCTTGAGTCAAACCTGGCAGGCAATGGTACCTTAGTCATTCAGGCGGCCAAACTAAAGGGTTATAAAACGCTTTTTGTCTGTGGAAATAAAGCGGAATACGCCAATACCGTGATTAATCCGATTGATTTTGCGGATGAAGTGGCCGTTGTTGACTCTTATGACATAGCCAAGCTACTGGCCTTCTTCCAGAGTTACCCGGATACGGTTGACGCAGTCAT
The sequence above is drawn from the Serratia symbiotica genome and encodes:
- a CDS encoding TIGR01459 family HAD-type hydrolase, whose amino-acid sequence is MMKKAKKCLACVDELPVFEGYLVDVWGVLYDGQSKTHIADDLIRKMKIHGRIALVSNTSRSSEELALLLDDKGISGTFIDGIFTSGSLCKERITRHFAANPQHTFILVGTAGECHWLTTIFDRQVSSIETCDFVIAANIIYENDEEIERLVRKIIGRGLVVYSTNPDKLVNIGGRIHKAAGYFCQKVREAGGTVYEYGKPNTDIFNIALAGIGVKKANACMLGDSLETDILGGNSASLKTILVAGCGGLQYSEDELNEGLHDYILNLQG
- a CDS encoding pyridoxal phosphate-dependent aminotransferase; the encoded protein is MSNLLFHAYKNARNVLSGNDETGMKVFPGMFDSDVVSLSHGDGTRRPQCGIISAGVLALLDDRYSPDDYHVMTHNAELETWIIDDFKADGIHESLANNIVLSHGSTSFFDAIFTYYIGKGRRYLVPSSFYHNLIKWSALYHEHLTCQYTKIENDYKLTAEELSKSVSEKEIDTLFLFNPTQTGAIYTDAELMALSKVCIEFNIAVFVDSVFSGTEFNDEERTPQMAKYFTQHPDNIVTIKSASKFLNLANVRVGWACGGENIIAALRDICSAKNPSISNVALEMVKYGVLHCHEYIRENNLESAQRARIIDASVYDINNSLGEQVINTTHKPAAGHGFLLDFDYLIKATHGRIKSGCDLVAYLLKEQKLSLSPADSLGFTGCKVRVAFSSVGLKSTYLDSEYERNVAMDSITIGRVPVTALKIPRRQHTDYFDAGRGILDHSLRNSLHTALANLLKN